In Bradyrhizobium sp. 1(2017), one DNA window encodes the following:
- a CDS encoding DUF4170 domain-containing protein, producing MPDSAPQQLLHLVIGGELVDLEHNTFKNLDDVEIVGLYPNYATAHAAWRAKAQSTVDNAQMRYFIVHLHRLLDPNQEPAR from the coding sequence ATGCCAGATAGTGCCCCGCAACAACTGCTTCACCTCGTCATCGGCGGCGAGCTTGTCGACCTCGAGCACAACACCTTCAAGAATCTCGACGACGTCGAGATCGTCGGCCTCTATCCGAACTATGCCACCGCGCACGCGGCCTGGCGGGCCAAGGCCCAGAGCACGGTCGACAATGCGCAGATGCGCTATTTCATCGTCCATCTCCACCGGCTGCTCGACCCCAATCAAGAACCGGCGCGTTGA
- a CDS encoding 3'(2'),5'-bisphosphate nucleotidase CysQ, which produces MADADAHALDATILTRDAALLKDTVRDAGALAQSMFRTELKKWIKGASSPVSEADIAVNDLLEARLRAATPDYGWLSEESADDATRLSRRLTWIVDPIDGTRNYLGGHDEWCVSVALVEDASPVLAAVFAPASDEFFFAARGQGTTLNGAIVRASPGAELDFARVAGPKPLVERLKPSLGDIKLHPRIGSLALRLCRVAHGAVDAAFAGGNSHDWDLAAADLIVQEANGRMSDLSGEPILYNRREVAHGVLVAAGRDRHAGIVAHFRNRPLA; this is translated from the coding sequence TTGGCGGACGCTGACGCGCACGCACTGGACGCGACCATCCTGACGCGCGATGCGGCGCTGCTGAAGGACACGGTGCGGGACGCGGGCGCGCTGGCGCAGTCGATGTTCCGGACCGAGCTGAAGAAGTGGATCAAGGGCGCATCCTCGCCGGTGTCGGAAGCCGACATCGCGGTCAACGATCTGCTCGAAGCGCGCCTGCGCGCCGCGACGCCCGACTATGGCTGGCTGTCCGAGGAGAGCGCCGACGATGCCACACGGCTGTCGCGGCGGCTGACCTGGATCGTCGATCCCATCGACGGCACGCGCAATTACCTGGGCGGCCATGACGAATGGTGCGTCAGCGTCGCGCTGGTCGAGGATGCCTCGCCGGTGCTGGCCGCGGTGTTCGCCCCGGCGAGCGACGAGTTCTTCTTCGCGGCCCGCGGCCAGGGCACGACCCTGAACGGCGCGATCGTGCGGGCCTCGCCCGGAGCCGAGCTGGACTTCGCCCGTGTCGCCGGGCCGAAGCCGTTGGTCGAGCGGTTGAAGCCGTCACTCGGCGACATCAAGCTGCATCCGCGAATCGGTTCGCTCGCGCTGCGTCTGTGCCGCGTCGCCCATGGCGCGGTGGATGCGGCTTTCGCGGGGGGCAACAGCCATGATTGGGACCTTGCGGCGGCCGATTTGATCGTGCAGGAAGCGAATGGTAGGATGAGCGACCTCTCCGGAGAACCCATCCTCTATAACCGCCGGGAAGTGGCGCACGGGGTGCTGGTGGCAGCGGGACGCGATCGTCATGCGGGCATTGTCGCGCATTTTCGAAATCGCCCCCTGGCCTGA
- a CDS encoding SDR family NAD(P)-dependent oxidoreductase — translation MSGSDRPPVALVTGGGGDIGRAIALRLARISGGVAIVDRDEAAANATARLVERAGARALAIRADVSIARDTAAFVEAVEARLGPIGIFANNAGIEGVVAPLHEYPDETFDQLMQVNVKGVFLGLKHVIARMMQRGTGAIINTASTSAIRGRAGLAGYVASKHAVLGLTRTAALDVAGTKIRVNAVLPGPVESRMIRDLEGQARKSAIALRRDVASAHGRPQDVANVVAFLASDEAAHVNGAAWVVDGGMTLA, via the coding sequence GTGAGCGGCAGCGACCGGCCGCCGGTTGCGCTCGTCACCGGCGGCGGGGGCGATATTGGGCGCGCGATTGCGCTGAGGCTGGCGCGGATCAGCGGCGGGGTCGCGATTGTCGACCGCGACGAAGCGGCTGCCAATGCGACCGCGCGGCTGGTCGAGCGGGCCGGGGCGAGGGCGCTCGCCATCCGCGCCGATGTCTCGATCGCCCGGGATACGGCCGCCTTCGTCGAGGCGGTCGAGGCCCGCCTGGGGCCGATCGGCATCTTTGCCAACAACGCGGGCATCGAGGGTGTCGTTGCTCCTCTTCACGAATATCCGGACGAGACATTCGACCAGCTGATGCAGGTGAACGTGAAGGGGGTTTTCCTCGGCCTCAAACACGTGATCGCCAGAATGATGCAGCGTGGGACGGGCGCGATCATCAACACCGCATCGACCTCTGCGATCCGGGGGCGTGCAGGGCTAGCCGGCTACGTCGCCTCCAAGCACGCAGTGCTCGGACTGACACGGACGGCAGCGCTCGATGTGGCCGGGACGAAAATCAGGGTCAACGCCGTTCTGCCCGGACCGGTGGAGTCGCGCATGATCCGGGACTTGGAAGGCCAGGCGCGCAAGAGCGCCATCGCATTGCGCCGAGACGTTGCGAGCGCCCATGGCCGGCCGCAGGATGTCGCGAACGTCGTTGCCTTCCTCGCCTCCGACGAGGCTGCTCACGTGAATGGCGCAGCCTGGGTCGTGGACGGCGGGATGACGCTCGCCTAG
- the lpxK gene encoding tetraacyldisaccharide 4'-kinase has protein sequence MREPAFWYRPRSFESHALRPLGALYGAITERRMLRQGVDAGIPVICVGNYHVGGAGKTPTVLALTRLLRELGETPVVLSRGYGGRLKGPVMVDRARHTAADIGDEPLMMARDVPVVVARDRLDGVALAKSQGATVILMDDGFQNPRLLKDTSLIVIDSERGLGNGEVFPAGPLRAPLQAQLARTDALVLIGDGRAANDVAAELAKRDKPELRAQLKPDAASVAQLSGKRVFAFAGIGDPERFFRSLRAGGIEVARTRPFADHHMFSDDEITALVTDAQREQLTLVTTEKDLARLRGREGVPDSIVPFAVQLEFADPAALRQLISDHLYTARARRFGRR, from the coding sequence ATGCGTGAGCCGGCCTTTTGGTACCGGCCTCGCTCCTTCGAATCGCACGCGCTACGGCCGTTGGGAGCCCTCTACGGTGCGATCACCGAACGGCGCATGCTGCGCCAAGGTGTCGATGCCGGCATCCCCGTGATCTGCGTCGGCAACTACCATGTCGGCGGCGCCGGCAAGACGCCGACCGTACTGGCGCTGACCAGGCTCTTGCGCGAGCTCGGCGAGACGCCGGTGGTGCTCAGCCGCGGCTATGGCGGACGCCTGAAGGGCCCGGTGATGGTCGATCGCGCGCGTCACACCGCGGCCGATATCGGCGACGAGCCGCTGATGATGGCGCGCGACGTTCCCGTCGTTGTCGCGCGCGATCGCCTCGACGGCGTCGCGCTCGCGAAATCGCAGGGCGCCACCGTGATCCTGATGGATGACGGTTTCCAGAACCCGCGCCTGCTGAAGGACACGTCGCTGATCGTGATCGACAGCGAGCGCGGCCTCGGCAATGGCGAGGTGTTTCCCGCCGGTCCCCTGCGCGCGCCGCTGCAGGCCCAGCTCGCACGCACCGACGCGCTGGTGCTGATCGGCGACGGCCGTGCCGCCAACGACGTCGCGGCCGAGCTTGCCAAGCGCGACAAGCCGGAGCTGCGTGCGCAATTGAAGCCGGATGCGGCCTCGGTCGCGCAGCTGTCCGGCAAGCGGGTTTTCGCCTTCGCCGGCATCGGCGATCCAGAGCGCTTCTTCCGCAGCTTGCGCGCCGGCGGTATCGAGGTCGCGCGCACGCGTCCTTTCGCCGACCACCACATGTTTTCGGACGACGAGATCACGGCCCTCGTGACGGACGCTCAGCGCGAGCAGCTCACGCTGGTAACGACGGAAAAGGATCTCGCACGCCTGCGTGGCCGCGAAGGTGTGCCTGACAGCATCGTGCCGTTCGCCGTTCAGCTCGAGTTCGCCGACCCGGCTGCGCTTCGGCAACTGATCAGCGATCATCTCTACACGGCGCGCGCGCGAAGATTCGGCAGGCGTTGA
- a CDS encoding GYD domain-containing protein, producing MHFCLTGQYTPRALNAILENPTTDRQEAARKLIEAAGGKLISMYSVAADGPGVLVIFDVPDPGAAPAISGLTVTVGTLQNVKLTRLFTQDEIKKVRQNAAKLRSSYSPPGS from the coding sequence ATGCATTTTTGCCTCACCGGACAATACACGCCGCGCGCTCTCAACGCCATTTTGGAAAACCCCACGACCGATCGCCAGGAGGCAGCTCGAAAACTCATCGAGGCGGCCGGCGGAAAGCTGATTTCGATGTACAGCGTTGCGGCTGACGGCCCAGGGGTCTTGGTGATTTTCGATGTGCCTGATCCGGGGGCGGCTCCGGCCATTTCCGGTCTGACCGTCACGGTGGGCACCCTGCAGAACGTGAAGCTGACAAGATTGTTCACGCAGGACGAGATCAAGAAGGTCCGCCAGAACGCGGCGAAGCTGCGTTCCTCGTATTCCCCGCCTGGAAGCTGA
- a CDS encoding lysophospholipid acyltransferase family protein produces MKKLLRNTLRSSFVQRAVGVLAAEYLRFVWRTNKFTFDPPDVYDLVEPQIPAIFAFWHGQHFLTPFIKNKDWYRAKVLISRHRDGEFNAIAAERLGIGTIRGSGDHGGAFHRKGGVGAFKEMVRTLQDGCNVALTADVPKRSRVAGLGIIMLARESGRPIMPFAMATSRFIRLKNWDRTTINLPFGRGALVGIKEIHVPPDADAATMEALRLELEETLNEATRRAYAQLGRPGPADA; encoded by the coding sequence TTGAAAAAACTGCTTCGCAATACGCTGCGAAGCAGCTTCGTTCAGCGTGCCGTCGGGGTCCTGGCGGCCGAATATCTGCGCTTTGTCTGGCGGACCAACAAATTCACGTTCGATCCGCCTGACGTCTATGACCTCGTCGAGCCGCAGATCCCGGCGATCTTCGCGTTCTGGCACGGCCAGCATTTCCTCACCCCCTTCATCAAGAACAAGGACTGGTACCGGGCCAAGGTCCTGATCTCCCGGCACCGGGACGGTGAGTTCAACGCGATCGCCGCTGAGCGGCTCGGCATCGGCACGATCAGAGGTTCCGGCGATCATGGCGGTGCCTTCCACCGCAAAGGTGGTGTGGGCGCCTTCAAGGAAATGGTGCGAACCCTCCAGGACGGTTGTAATGTCGCGCTGACCGCCGATGTTCCCAAGCGCTCGCGCGTGGCCGGGCTCGGCATCATCATGCTGGCACGGGAATCGGGGCGGCCGATCATGCCTTTTGCGATGGCGACCAGCCGCTTCATCCGGCTCAAGAACTGGGATCGCACCACCATCAATCTGCCATTCGGGCGGGGCGCATTGGTCGGCATCAAGGAGATCCACGTTCCGCCGGACGCCGACGCGGCCACCATGGAAGCGCTGCGGCTGGAGCTGGAGGAGACCTTGAACGAGGCGACCCGCCGCGCCTATGCGCAACTCGGCCGCCCGGGACCGGCAGATGCCTAA
- a CDS encoding DUF2093 domain-containing protein translates to MLNKFGPSGHGEAQVQYLDGDFRVISPGTYVRCAITDTRIPLDELKYWSVDLQEAYATPAAVLQRHFPGALKQA, encoded by the coding sequence GTGCTGAACAAGTTCGGCCCCTCGGGCCATGGCGAAGCGCAGGTGCAATATCTCGACGGCGATTTCCGCGTGATCTCGCCGGGGACCTATGTGCGCTGCGCGATCACCGACACGCGGATCCCGCTCGACGAACTGAAGTACTGGAGCGTGGATCTGCAAGAAGCCTACGCCACGCCGGCCGCCGTGCTGCAGCGGCATTTTCCGGGCGCGCTGAAGCAGGCGTGA
- a CDS encoding ABC transporter substrate-binding protein — MTGLGARAQETKPLRIGVLTDMSSLYADVTGPGSLLAAKMAVEDFRASAPRMTRPIEIISGDHMNKADLGANIAREWIDRQSVDVIVDAPNSAVALAVRNVVQQNNKTLLVSGASSSDLTGKSCSPNLVHWTYDTYALSSGVARAVVESGGKSWFLLTADYAFGHAMEGDIKNVVQKFGGKVLGGVRTPINTQDFSSFLLQAQSSKAEIIALINAGGDTINSIKQAVEFGIPQGGQRVVATVLYLSDVHSLGLKIAQGLQFTESFYWDLNDDTRAWTKRFAPRNNGRYPTALHAGAYATTLHYLKAVDALGASSDGKAVVEQMKKLPTDDPLFGKGSVRADGRKLHNMYLFEVKTPGDSKYPWDYYKLVKTIAPSEAWRPLADGGCEFLKS, encoded by the coding sequence ATGACGGGGCTCGGTGCGCGCGCGCAGGAGACAAAGCCGCTTCGCATCGGCGTGCTGACGGACATGTCCAGCCTCTATGCCGATGTCACCGGTCCGGGCTCGCTGCTGGCGGCCAAAATGGCGGTCGAAGATTTCCGGGCTTCGGCTCCCAGGATGACCCGGCCGATCGAGATCATCAGCGGCGACCACATGAACAAGGCCGATCTCGGCGCCAACATCGCGCGCGAGTGGATCGACCGGCAGAGCGTCGACGTCATCGTCGATGCGCCGAACTCGGCCGTCGCCCTCGCGGTGCGCAACGTCGTGCAGCAGAACAACAAGACGCTGCTGGTGTCGGGCGCCTCCTCCTCGGACCTGACCGGCAAGTCCTGCTCGCCCAATCTCGTGCACTGGACCTACGACACTTACGCGCTCTCCTCGGGTGTCGCGCGCGCCGTCGTCGAGAGCGGCGGCAAGAGCTGGTTCCTGCTCACCGCCGACTACGCCTTCGGGCATGCCATGGAAGGCGACATCAAGAATGTCGTGCAGAAATTCGGCGGCAAGGTTCTCGGCGGCGTGCGCACGCCGATCAATACGCAGGATTTCTCCTCCTTCCTGTTGCAGGCCCAGTCCTCGAAGGCCGAAATCATCGCCTTGATCAATGCCGGCGGCGACACCATCAATTCCATCAAGCAGGCGGTCGAATTCGGCATTCCCCAGGGCGGCCAGCGCGTCGTTGCGACGGTGCTGTATCTCAGCGACGTGCATTCGCTCGGCTTGAAGATTGCGCAGGGGCTGCAGTTCACCGAATCCTTCTACTGGGATCTGAATGACGACACGCGCGCCTGGACCAAGCGCTTCGCTCCCCGCAACAACGGCCGCTATCCGACCGCGCTGCATGCGGGCGCCTACGCCACGACGCTGCACTATTTGAAGGCCGTCGATGCGCTCGGCGCCTCCAGCGACGGCAAGGCGGTCGTCGAACAAATGAAGAAGCTGCCGACCGACGATCCCCTGTTCGGGAAGGGCAGCGTGCGCGCCGACGGTCGCAAGCTGCACAACATGTATCTGTTCGAGGTGAAGACCCCCGGAGATTCCAAATATCCCTGGGACTATTACAAGCTGGTCAAGACCATCGCGCCGTCCGAGGCCTGGCGGCCTCTGGCGGATGGCGGCTGCGAGTTCCTGAAGTCGTGA
- a CDS encoding dienelactone hydrolase family protein, with product MRLRLTALFLTLLMSAAHAAPVPQQVDIPLSSGVLHAQLYKPEGEGPFPAVIALHGCGGLSGRSNSVLPRYRDWAERLLRAGNAVLLPDSYGSRELGPQCRVKDMHVKARRERVTDIAASRAWLMKQSWVARDRVSLIGWANGASALLWAVRPQSAARDLGPDFRAAVAFYPDCRISAGLGWSTRVPTLVLIGADDDVSSPPACRQMVDGARGRSALARIMVYPGADHDFDRANTPLHAAAGGTDLAAPEHGHLGTDAEARAESQKDVAEWLAR from the coding sequence ATGCGCCTTCGGCTGACCGCTCTGTTCCTGACGCTCCTGATGTCGGCGGCGCACGCCGCGCCCGTGCCGCAGCAGGTCGACATTCCGCTGTCGTCCGGCGTCCTGCATGCGCAGCTCTACAAGCCCGAGGGCGAGGGGCCGTTTCCGGCCGTGATTGCGCTGCATGGCTGCGGCGGGCTCAGTGGCCGTTCCAATTCCGTCCTGCCGCGCTATCGCGACTGGGCCGAGCGGCTGCTCAGGGCCGGCAATGCGGTGCTGCTGCCCGACAGCTACGGCTCGCGCGAACTCGGGCCGCAATGCCGCGTCAAGGATATGCACGTCAAGGCGCGCCGCGAACGCGTCACCGACATTGCGGCGTCGCGCGCCTGGCTGATGAAGCAGAGCTGGGTCGCGCGCGATCGCGTCAGCCTGATCGGCTGGGCGAACGGCGCCAGCGCACTGCTCTGGGCCGTGCGTCCGCAGAGTGCCGCACGGGATCTCGGACCGGATTTCCGCGCGGCGGTCGCCTTCTACCCCGATTGCCGGATCTCCGCCGGCCTCGGCTGGAGCACGCGGGTCCCGACGCTCGTGCTGATCGGCGCCGATGACGACGTGTCGTCGCCGCCGGCCTGCCGTCAGATGGTGGACGGCGCACGCGGCCGCAGCGCACTCGCGCGCATCATGGTCTATCCCGGCGCTGATCACGATTTCGACCGCGCCAACACGCCGCTGCACGCAGCGGCCGGCGGCACCGATCTGGCCGCGCCCGAGCATGGCCATCTCGGCACGGATGCCGAGGCGCGCGCGGAGTCGCAGAAGGACGTCGCGGAATGGCTGGCGCGGTGA
- a CDS encoding 3-deoxy-D-manno-octulosonic acid transferase has product MRNSAARDRQMPNPLPITLRMYRRLASGLVPLAPALIKRRLKQGKEDPARVGERRGLSQDVRPHGPLVWIHGASVGEVLAAAALIERLRDLNLRILLTSGTVTSAAVVAKRFPPDVIHQYVPYDSPRYVARFLDHWKPSLALFIESDLWPNLILAGAARRVPMVLINGRMSPRSFPRWRRMHGTISALLSRFDICLAQSKLDAERFSALGGRDVLTTGNLKLDVPAPPADPARLERLMAMTRGRPIIVAASTHPGEDEMLVAAHRSLSGFFPQMLTVIVPRHPDRGASISGLITASGLKPALRSREELPTATTDLYVADTMGELGLFYRLSPIVFMGGSLIRHGGQNPIEAIKLGAAIVHGPHVFNFADVYEALDRSGGARQADTQEALVKQLGQLLADPVMRDKMQRAGSGVVEQLGGALDRTMTALEPYLLQLTIEMGAANA; this is encoded by the coding sequence ATGCGCAACTCGGCCGCCCGGGACCGGCAGATGCCTAACCCGCTGCCCATCACGCTGCGGATGTACCGGCGCCTCGCGAGCGGCCTGGTGCCGCTCGCGCCTGCGCTGATCAAGCGGCGCTTGAAGCAGGGCAAGGAGGATCCGGCGCGTGTCGGCGAGCGGCGGGGCCTGTCGCAGGACGTCCGTCCGCATGGACCGCTGGTCTGGATCCACGGCGCCAGCGTCGGCGAGGTGCTGGCGGCGGCGGCGCTGATCGAGCGGCTGCGCGACCTCAATCTGCGCATCCTGCTCACCTCCGGCACCGTCACCTCGGCGGCCGTCGTGGCCAAGCGCTTTCCGCCCGACGTGATCCATCAATACGTGCCGTATGATTCGCCGCGCTATGTCGCGCGCTTCCTCGACCATTGGAAGCCGTCGCTGGCGCTGTTCATCGAATCCGATTTGTGGCCGAACCTGATCCTCGCCGGTGCGGCGCGCCGGGTGCCAATGGTGCTGATCAACGGGCGGATGTCGCCGCGCTCCTTCCCGCGCTGGCGGCGCATGCACGGCACCATCTCGGCGCTGCTCTCACGTTTCGACATCTGCCTCGCGCAGTCGAAGCTCGATGCCGAACGCTTCTCCGCGCTCGGCGGCCGCGACGTCCTGACCACGGGCAATCTCAAGCTCGACGTCCCCGCGCCGCCGGCCGATCCCGCCAGGCTCGAACGCTTGATGGCAATGACACGCGGCCGCCCGATCATCGTCGCGGCCTCGACCCATCCGGGCGAGGACGAGATGCTGGTCGCGGCGCATCGCAGCCTCTCCGGTTTCTTCCCGCAAATGCTGACCGTGATCGTGCCGCGCCATCCCGATCGCGGCGCCTCGATATCAGGCTTGATCACGGCGTCCGGCCTGAAGCCGGCGCTGCGCTCGCGCGAGGAGCTGCCGACCGCGACGACCGACCTTTATGTCGCCGACACCATGGGCGAACTCGGCCTGTTCTATCGCCTTTCGCCCATCGTGTTCATGGGCGGATCGCTGATCCGCCATGGCGGACAGAATCCGATCGAGGCGATCAAGCTGGGGGCGGCGATCGTCCATGGTCCGCACGTCTTCAATTTTGCCGACGTCTACGAGGCGCTCGATCGCAGCGGCGGGGCGCGCCAGGCCGACACGCAGGAGGCCCTGGTCAAGCAGCTCGGCCAGTTGCTGGCCGATCCTGTCATGCGCGACAAGATGCAGCGCGCGGGCTCGGGTGTGGTCGAGCAGCTCGGCGGCGCGCTCGATCGCACCATGACCGCGCTCGAGCCCTATCTGTTGCAGCTGACCATAGAGATGGGAGCCGCCAATGCGTGA
- a CDS encoding acetoacetate decarboxylase family protein codes for MTVVTDPNDPRGRMFGQYRLKPNSGVNPPYSPAYPVEWGCTLRTVEIMTRVAPGKVATLLSDTPFEIASDRVAFRFMRSPGHSLAVHAGEMFDLMISVPVRYKGLFTETHIFMYCSDPMGICAGREVFGYTKKDAHYAFDEHPDGSITGWVRRRGIPLADFAFTPDPSAPVVRIVDGDELPAGEIHVRRLPHPERLGVAYADVAYRRTPLKYSKPVPGRASMTLHASEYDPIADLAPEILGAHFMVSDVYGGGFEVEDRRLIERLTP; via the coding sequence ATGACTGTGGTCACCGATCCCAACGATCCGCGCGGACGCATGTTCGGGCAGTACCGGCTCAAGCCGAATAGCGGGGTCAATCCGCCTTATTCGCCGGCCTATCCGGTGGAGTGGGGCTGCACCTTGCGGACCGTCGAGATCATGACGCGTGTCGCGCCGGGCAAGGTCGCGACCCTGCTCTCCGACACGCCGTTCGAGATCGCGAGCGATCGCGTCGCCTTCCGCTTCATGCGTTCGCCGGGCCACTCCCTGGCGGTGCATGCTGGCGAGATGTTCGATCTGATGATCTCGGTGCCCGTGCGTTACAAGGGACTGTTCACCGAGACGCATATCTTCATGTATTGCAGCGATCCCATGGGGATCTGTGCCGGACGCGAGGTGTTCGGCTACACCAAGAAGGATGCGCATTACGCCTTCGACGAGCATCCCGACGGCTCGATCACCGGATGGGTCCGGCGCCGCGGAATTCCGCTCGCTGATTTCGCCTTCACGCCGGATCCCTCCGCACCCGTCGTCCGCATCGTCGATGGCGACGAACTGCCGGCCGGCGAGATCCATGTGCGCCGTCTGCCGCATCCTGAACGGCTCGGCGTGGCCTATGCGGACGTCGCCTATCGGCGCACGCCGTTGAAATATTCGAAGCCGGTGCCGGGCCGTGCCTCGATGACGCTGCACGCCAGCGAGTACGATCCGATTGCCGACCTCGCGCCGGAAATCCTCGGCGCGCACTTCATGGTCTCGGACGTCTATGGCGGCGGCTTCGAGGTCGAGGACCGGCGGCTCATCGAGCGGCTCACGCCCTGA
- the xseA gene encoding exodeoxyribonuclease VII large subunit: MPPAEQLLNAPEFTVSELSLSLKRTVEDAFGHVRVRGEISGFRGPHSSGHCYFALKDESAKIEAVIWKGVHGRMRFKPQEGLEVIATGKLTTYPGSSKYQIVIEALEPAGIGALMALMEERKKKLAAEGLFDEARKQLLPWLPEVIGVVTSPTGAVIRDILHRLEDRFPRRVLVWPVKVQGEGSAEQVAAAIRGFNALPEGGRIPRPDVLIVARGGGSLEDLWSFNEEIVVRAAAESLIPLISAVGHETDITLIDFVADKRAPTPTAAAEMAVPVRSELFVEVADLGRRTRAYWQRAQESRRSELRAAARALPAAGDLLAIPRQRLDSAGASLPRCLKANTHAHFRRFTAAGAKLTLRVLHGQISQADHRLTVCGERLGLSARSLLRQRRDRFAGLEIRLRASKLSNAQAQRNAIARQRERTHRLAERAGRALATLLQRLDARVENSGKLLSALSYRGVLARGFALVRDEAGHPLHSADSVGPQARLEIEFADGRVAAIADADRPAPPVKRAPSQPKPVAQDAKPAPKRVGKPVDQGSLF, encoded by the coding sequence ATGCCGCCTGCGGAACAACTGCTCAACGCGCCCGAATTCACCGTTTCGGAGCTCTCGCTGTCCCTGAAACGGACGGTCGAGGACGCCTTCGGCCATGTCCGCGTCCGGGGCGAGATTTCCGGCTTTCGCGGGCCGCACTCCTCCGGGCATTGCTATTTCGCGCTCAAGGACGAGAGCGCCAAGATCGAGGCCGTGATCTGGAAGGGCGTGCACGGCCGCATGCGCTTCAAGCCCCAGGAGGGGCTTGAGGTCATCGCCACCGGCAAGCTCACGACCTATCCGGGCTCCTCGAAATACCAGATCGTGATCGAGGCGCTGGAGCCGGCCGGCATCGGCGCGCTGATGGCGCTGATGGAGGAGCGCAAGAAGAAGCTCGCCGCCGAAGGCCTGTTCGACGAGGCGCGCAAGCAGCTCCTGCCCTGGCTGCCGGAGGTGATCGGCGTCGTGACCTCGCCGACCGGCGCCGTGATCCGCGACATCCTGCATCGGCTGGAGGACCGCTTTCCCCGCCGCGTGCTGGTGTGGCCGGTCAAGGTGCAGGGCGAAGGCTCGGCCGAGCAGGTCGCGGCCGCGATCCGCGGCTTCAACGCGCTGCCCGAGGGCGGCAGGATTCCGCGGCCCGACGTCTTGATCGTCGCGCGCGGCGGTGGCTCACTGGAGGATCTCTGGTCGTTCAACGAGGAGATCGTGGTGCGCGCGGCGGCCGAGAGCCTGATCCCGCTGATCTCGGCGGTGGGGCACGAGACCGACATCACCCTGATCGACTTCGTCGCCGACAAGCGCGCGCCGACGCCGACGGCCGCGGCCGAGATGGCCGTGCCGGTGCGCAGCGAATTGTTCGTCGAGGTCGCCGATCTCGGCCGCCGCACCCGCGCCTATTGGCAGCGTGCCCAGGAGAGCCGCCGCAGCGAGCTGCGCGCCGCCGCCCGCGCGCTGCCGGCAGCCGGCGACCTCTTGGCGATCCCGCGGCAGCGGCTGGATTCGGCGGGCGCTTCGCTACCCCGCTGCCTCAAGGCCAACACGCATGCGCATTTCCGCAGGTTCACCGCAGCCGGCGCCAAGCTGACGCTGCGGGTGCTGCACGGCCAGATATCGCAGGCCGATCACCGCCTCACCGTGTGCGGCGAGCGGCTTGGCCTCTCCGCGCGCTCGCTGCTGCGGCAACGGCGCGACCGCTTTGCCGGGCTCGAAATTCGTCTGCGCGCCTCGAAGCTTTCCAACGCGCAGGCGCAGCGCAATGCGATTGCGCGCCAGCGCGAGCGCACGCATCGTCTCGCCGAGCGCGCGGGCCGCGCGCTTGCGACGCTGCTGCAGCGGCTCGATGCCCGCGTCGAGAACAGCGGCAAGCTGCTCTCTGCCCTGTCCTATCGCGGCGTGCTCGCGCGCGGCTTTGCCCTGGTGCGCGACGAGGCCGGCCATCCCCTGCATTCGGCCGACAGCGTCGGACCGCAGGCGCGGCTCGAGATCGAGTTCGCGGATGGACGTGTGGCCGCGATCGCGGATGCGGATCGCCCGGCGCCGCCGGTCAAGCGCGCGCCGTCACAGCCGAAGCCGGTCGCGCAGGACGCCAAGCCCGCGCCGAAGCGCGTGGGCAAGCCGGTGGATCAGGGCAGTCTGTTCTGA